A stretch of the Pan troglodytes isolate AG18354 chromosome 20, NHGRI_mPanTro3-v2.0_pri, whole genome shotgun sequence genome encodes the following:
- the SPC24 gene encoding kinetochore protein Spc24 isoform X1: MAAFRDIEDVSQGLLSLLGANRAEAQQRRLLGRHEQVVERLLETQDGAEKQLREILTMEKEVAQSLLNAKEQVHQGGVELQQLEAGLQEAGEEDTRLKASLLQLTRELEELKEIEADLERQEKEVDEDTTVTIPSAVYVAQLYHQVSKIEWDYECEPGMVKGMASAR; the protein is encoded by the exons ATGGCCGCCTTCCGCGACATAGAGGACGTGAGCCAGGGGCTGCTCAGCCTGCTGGGCGCCAACCGCGCGGAGGCGCAGCAGCGACGGCTGCTGGGGCGCCACGAGCAGGTGGTGGAGCGGCTGCTGGAAACGCAAGACGGTGCCGAGAAGCAGCTGCGAG AGATCCTCACCATGGAGAAGGAAGTGGCCCAGAGCCTTCTCAATGCAAAGGAGCAGGTGCACCAGGGAGGCGTGGAGCTGCAGCAGCTGGAAGCCGGGcttcaggaggctggggaggaggacaCCCGTCTGAAGGCCAGCCTCCT TCAGCTCACCAGAGAGCTGGAAGAGCTCAAGGAGATTGAGGCGGATCTGGAGCGACAGGAGAAGGAGGTCGACGAGGACACGACAGTCACAATCCCCTCGGCCGT GTACGTGGCTCAACTTTACCACCAAGTCAGTAAAATTGAGTGGGATTATGAGTGTGAGCCAGGGATGGTCAAAGGCA
- the SPC24 gene encoding kinetochore protein Spc24 isoform X2, producing MAAFRDIEDVSQGLLSLLGANRAEAQQRRLLGRHEQVVERLLETQDGAEKQLREILTMEKEVAQSLLNAKEQVHQGGVELQQLEAGLQEAGEEDTRLKASLLQLTRELEELKEIEADLERQEKEVDEDTTVTIPSAVYVAQLYHQVSKIEWDYECEPGMVKGIHHGPSVAQPIHLDSTQLSRKFISDYLWSLVDTEW from the exons ATGGCCGCCTTCCGCGACATAGAGGACGTGAGCCAGGGGCTGCTCAGCCTGCTGGGCGCCAACCGCGCGGAGGCGCAGCAGCGACGGCTGCTGGGGCGCCACGAGCAGGTGGTGGAGCGGCTGCTGGAAACGCAAGACGGTGCCGAGAAGCAGCTGCGAG AGATCCTCACCATGGAGAAGGAAGTGGCCCAGAGCCTTCTCAATGCAAAGGAGCAGGTGCACCAGGGAGGCGTGGAGCTGCAGCAGCTGGAAGCCGGGcttcaggaggctggggaggaggacaCCCGTCTGAAGGCCAGCCTCCT TCAGCTCACCAGAGAGCTGGAAGAGCTCAAGGAGATTGAGGCGGATCTGGAGCGACAGGAGAAGGAGGTCGACGAGGACACGACAGTCACAATCCCCTCGGCCGT GTACGTGGCTCAACTTTACCACCAAGTCAGTAAAATTGAGTGGGATTATGAGTGTGAGCCAGGGATGGTCAAAGGCA TCCATCATGGCCCCAGTGTGGCCCAGCCCATCCACCTGGACAGCACCCAGCTCTCCAGGAAATTCATCAGCGACTACCTCTGGAGTCTGGTGGACACCGAGTGGTAG